The DNA window GCTTTCTTCATCCTCCATAACTACCATGACTATTTCGATCATCTACTGCTCAGTAGGGCGATAATTTTGTAGAGGGGTATATTAAAATCTCTGGAGACACAAAGCTACACACGCTCCATCACAAGCATCACAATCATCAGAGGTGTCGATACTTGAAAACTGATACTACACCGTAGAGCTAATAATCAATAATGTTCAAATATTTTCGGGATGAATTAAAATTCAAAGGTATCTGATATTTAAGCACACCTCAGTGCTATACATGGATAATTACAGAGGATATGAACACTAACCTACTCTAATTCCTTAAAAACCACACCGCTTCCCTGTATAATTTACAGCTCGAACTAAACAATCAGAATCAACTCACTAGCGTATTATCGCGTGAAGCTGGAGCTTCCCCTTGAGCCCATCCCAATAAGCTCCCCCAACCACACACTGTCTAATACCTACCAAGTCACCTTATGTACACCTGCGCCGCCACGTATGTGAGAATATTCACATCTGCTACCTACCTTGTCTGCCTGCCCATAAGAGGCTATGAGAGGTGGAAAGAGCCTTGTCCTTCTGTTATGGCATACAGAAGCTTCTCTTTCATCCGTTCCTGCAAAATACCGAGACGAGAGTATATTTAGATAGTTTAGCAGCAAGTAATTTGACACAGAAGAACCAAAAAAGGATAGAGCGACAAAAGTAAGGTCAAGGACTTTTGATGAGTAAGGTGGCAGCTTCAGGTAATTTGCACAGGTCATCACGCTTGGCAAGTCAGTGTCAACCCATTTGCTACAATGCTGTCAGgagaaaaatagaaatgcaataacTTCAGCTGTTCAGAAGCTGAAAACAGAAAATGCGATGTAAAGAATAATTTTTCTACAGACCTTGCGGACAATAGTCAATTTTGGGTTGAGAGATGCCAGCCCCCCAGAAGGGAGCCGAGGTGCTCCTGTCACAAACCTCAAGAATGATCTCTGCTGCTCATAGTTGAACTCTTGTATAATTTGCAGAAACTGTGAAGTTGAGAACGAGTAATTTACACATACAGAACGAAATAAAACAACTTAAAACAATGGATGATGGGGGAAATGCTACTGACATTCAGGATAGGAGGACTACTAGCAGTATACCCATGATCAAATTTGATGTGGTCCACAAGCGCATTTGACTGTACTTCAACCAAAAAAAGACAAAATTCAAGAAAGTAGAGTTTAGTGGTAATGCAAGACAGTGTACTTTAAAAGCGttactaataaaaataaaaataaaaactaaagcaCATACATCCCAAAGCTCACGCTCCCCACATAATAAGCGCTCTAATTCACCTTCAGTGAACACCTGAAGGTGTCTGATGGGGAAAAcctgaataataaaaaaataataacagtAACATCTCTAATTGGAAATAAAGGTCAGacatgaaaaaaattattagcgCCGAACTTAGAACACTAATGACATCATTTTTCCAACCAAAATAAGCGAACTGGTTTGCTATAATATGTTATCAAGCTTGATCAATGGCCAATTAACCAGCAATAGGCAAAAAAGGAGTACAAGAAAAATGTGCAAGACAAGGAGTACCAAGAAAAATGTGCAAGGTCACAAACTAGTACTCCAATTGTAACCTGCCATTTGTGACACAAAAAGTACTTgtttgtttttccttcttgATACCTAGGGAAGTACAATTCATGAGCATATTGATCCAAAAAAGGTATTTACCTGATCAAAACCTGACTTAAAAGCTTCTACTTGTCTGGAAATCCCTGTTCTTATGGTAGCATCGACAACAAACGATATGTACTCCTGTAGGTTTGACATCTTCACCTGAGATAAGTGGACAACTCAAATATGAAATCTATCAGTTAAAAACCACTTTCAGAAACTCAACCAACCACACATTCTTGCAAACTAACCATTTTTGAGTCAGAAACAGACTCAGGCACATAATCTGGATACCCCGGAAGGCTAAAGTCAAGGCAAAGATCCTCAATTCTTGTGCCGTGGAAGAAGTCCAAATCCATAGATGATTTTCCCGGACTAATAGATTCTAAATACCTCTTTCTCTCAATAAGAGCCTGAAATTCCAAAAGAACTCTACCAAGTTCAACATCAAAGGACTGGATGTCATAAACCGTGAGTTCCTGTTTTAAACAGTGAAAGGTTAAACTTAATACAAGAAACTTTCTATAATTAAGTAAAGAAAACAAGCCACTAGACAACCATCAAAATAGTAGGAAGATACCTTCCCAAGGATGAGTTTATAGAAGGCCTTGGAAAAAGGAAGATCCAAAACTCTTCCATCTTGAAGAGCCTTACCCACTATTTGCCCCAAAAGGACAAACTTTTTGGTCACTTCAGAAAACTGTATGCCATTAGATATGTCCACCCCAGGTAACCAAGGACGAGGAAAAAGTCCCAATGGAGACACCAAAATCTTAGAATTATCAGCCTCCGAGCCATTGATGCAACTACTTGCTGCGTGATCTTCCCTCCACAAGCACAGGCCACCCTTCTGAAACTCATAACTGACCAACGTGTAGAACTCTAGTGTTGGACCAAGACCAGTTCCAACTTCATCATTGTATTCCACCTCCAGGACTACCCTTTGATGTGCATGGAGATTCATCATCTGGGCAGCAGAGTCGAGAATTCTGTTTCGGTGAACCAAAAACTTTTTACGAGGATAGCTGCCACTATTTTGCCTCATGCCATTGATGCCACCTACATCGTCATTATATGATACATGGTGTCTAACAGCAGGCTGGCCAAATGCAGCTAGACGAAAATATTTGCATCTTGCCTCAAATCCAAATAAAAAAGGACACGAAGCCATTAACTGGGAACACCACGATGGCATGCCCCCAACAGACACTGCTAAAGGATCACGCATCTGCTGTTCTAATTTTTCTGTGAGCTTACTATTCACAAACTCACTCTGGGAAACACCAAAAGCTTCAACCTTCCAGTCATACAAATTATCTATTTGGCATTTCAAAAAACTATTCATTCTATCGCGAGACATCACATGATATCTTAACCTGTTCATGCCTTCCAAACTCTTGAGCAGACATATCATATCATAAGTTGGACTAAACTTATTGAGATCAGCAAAATCCGAATAAAAGATGTCAGAGAAAAAAGAAACGCACTGGCAGCTTCGTGTAGCTTTGTCTGATGAAGAAAAATCATGACCCTGAAAACTACACTGTTCAGCTAAGTTATTCTTAGGATTGACAGCTTTTCTGTAAGAAATTTTGTACACTTGACTCCACAATTTACTACTCAAAGAACTATCAATTTCTTCTTTCAATTGTTGCTGGATGATGGCTTGATAGAGTGTCAAGCGATGGTCCAACTGCTGCCCTTCTAAGTTAAAAAACAATTTTGGTGAAGAATCTTCATTTTTGCTGCATCCATGACTGTCTGTACTTTTGTTAACAGATCCTTCTTGCTCTTGCTCCACAGTCTCCTTTAGCATCAGACGAGAAAGCAAAATGAGTATACATCTTAACAGGAAGGGGCAAATTCAACGAAATCCAATGTGCAAAGCTGCTAGGAGGACATCAGAATACAACTCAATAATCAAGCAGAGAAATTTCTAAGACAACGAAGTAAATATGCAAGCTTTGTCAAGTGGAACCCAGTGAAGGACCTTCAGATAAATTTCAAATCAATCAATGTTAAAATTTTGTTCTCTTTAATGTGTTGTGGGGAATACCACATGCTAAAAGTTCATGCATTTAtcagaggaaaaaaaaagctcCACCTGCAGAGATAATTGTTTATACAGGTGCCATGAGAAATCAAGCATTTCTCAGTAAAATTAGAGGTTCCCAAATAAACCAATCTCACTGCAGTCCACATGTTGCCCATAGAAAATGATGTTGACTAAAAAGATGCACTTACAAAATAACTTAAAATGCATCTCAACTAGATGGTTAGAGCACTTCAAGTCTTTACTTAAGGATAATAGAAGGATTCTTATCTCAATTGGCTCATACAATTTAACattcaaattaaaaaaactGTAAAAAAGTTATTGACAGCAAATAAACTCACATTATCCAAGTCTTTCAAATCCGCTGAATTCACAAGATTATCACCAACACTGGCTATTTCTCCCGTGCCAGAGAAAGATCTCTCTTCCTGTCAGAATTCAAAATGATGAGTTAGGACTAGCATGTGAATATGTGAGCAAAAACATTCACAAAGGAGGAGATGAAAATAAAGCTAACACTCAGTTTAAAATGATTATAAACAAGAGTACctgcatttcatttgcatgacTTAACATGCTATTTGATTCCACACTATCGAGACTTCTGCTTCGAAAAGACGAACTCTCCTCCAGGGTGGCTGATTTTGCTTGCTCACTTTTGTTTACACTCACCTTTGACCACATGTATCCATCGATTGCTGTCAAGGTTGAGAAGGGGTCGACATTTACAACATCCTTTAAATAATCTCCCAGAAATACATCTTCCTCTCCCTTCACAAACTGAACTTTCAGACAAGGATATGAAGTGCCCCGTCCATGTGGAACAGTGGCATAGGAACTTCTAACCCTGGATGAGTGGCTCAAGATGACAGGAAATGTTTCCAAGGAAGCCAGCGAGCTCTGTAATCTACGGACCAAAGCAGGAAGAGGAAAGTCCGCAATATGTGGGTCTCGAAAAGACAAAAGTAGATTTCCTAACAACTCAAATCTTTTCTCTACAATGCACAGCTGACAGCATGCCCCATCAACACCAGCCTTCCTTTCCATATATTGCCCGTTAGATAGGTAATTAAGCAATGACTTTGCAATTCCACTCTCAACAAACTCAAAAGTGGAAATGGGATCTTTTCCAGCAAGAACTGACATAATCTCCAACAATATACAATAGAACTCTTCTTCATGTTGTTCAGAAATTGTGTCATTCATGTGTGTGTTCACCAGATCAGCCAATACAGAAGATAAAGTTTTAAGCTTCTGCAAAATATCTGTCAGTCCTTTCTCAGGGTTAATGGCCTCTGTTGCAAAATAACTGGTCTTTATATGCTCTGCGAGATTCCTAATGGAATCCTTGTCAAGCTTGCAAGTTAAAGTCCTCGAAATCGTTGGACACTGACCAGTATCAAAAGCAAAACATAGGCATCTAGCATCCCTTGAAGCTGATTTTTGGCTTGCATCGTCAGAGTACTCCATGGCGCTTAATGTAGAAAACATAAACTGCGACGACCTTTTTGGGGATAAAAGCGAATCAACAGCAAAGCAGACACCTTCCTTTATAAAAGAATCCAATAAACCATCAGGCAGCTTTTGCAGAAGTGTCTCAACAACTTGAAGTGCTAATAGAAGCACGTGATGATCCTTCCTGGTAAACACTCCTGCCAAGAAACTGAGACAAAACCACAACAATATTGTCAGGGTGGCCGATAGATGAATTGTGGACATTaagtaaaataccaaaaaaaaaaaaaacaaaggataAAGTTCCTTTTTTAACCTTGAGATGTTGGTGCTTTGAAGGAAGTCTAGAAGCATGTCAGATTTGCTGAAATAAACTAACTTGTTGATAACGGATAAACATCCATAACAAACGTATAAATTCACACCAGAATTAACCACCTGCTTGAGCATGAAGAAAACTAGTAAATGACCCCAGAGATCAGGTAAATGAAGAAAACTAGAGGACACAAGGAAGTAGAAAACAgtcaaataaatttaaaaaaaaaaaaacctacccGGATCAGAACAGGAAGTAAATCCAACCCAAACCTTTGCATGAGATCAGGTCGACTAGTCAAGAATGCTTCCTTGTCTGAAGCTAGTGGATTATCCTGCTCTCTGGTGGTGGCAGGAAGAAGCTCATTCAGCAACTTCAAAACTTCATGCACCTAAGAGTAAGTTGGTAACAatacatttattttttttaacaaaacaCAATACATTTGATTCTACTTGCATGGTAAAAGTCAAGACATCCAGGAAAAAGACCATATTCATATAAAGTTCAAACAGCTATATTCCCATCACATAAGACAAGTCCACAATAATGACATATCCTCCAAGTCCCAAATTCGACAATGGACTCAGATGGCACATGTTCATAGCATGAAGACCTTTGATATCACAATAGTGCAACCAGAAAAAGATATTTTACCAATTACAGACATGATGTCCATACAAATTGAATGCTTCAAGAAAAATGTCTTATCAAAGATATATATCCACAGAGTTTTATGCAGCTTAGTCAGCAGCTACAGAAAAGGGCCTATCAAACTCAATCAGTGGAAGAAAAGGGCCAAGTAGCAGGCTAATGTCATCCTACGACATTAGGCTAAATAGTTCCATTCAAAATACTACTACATGTCTGACAAACAGGAAATGAAGGATAAATAGACATACTTCCATACCATGGATAAAGAAATTGAAAAGGATGTATCCACTTCTTTTAGATGAAGTTCAACGCTAGTAAGACTTTGAATGTTTACCTGATTGCATTGCCCATCAACCATTGCATTAAAAGGCATGCCATGTGCGAGGTCATATCTAGACACTATATCCTGCAATATGCTGCTTACATTAATCTCAAAAAGAGTCCTGACAGCAACAATAGAACCAGATGCCAGTCTGGCAAGCAATCCTATCAAACCCTGCAGGTCAATAAGTAAAAGATAGACTTGGCAAGATTACACAAATGAAGAACAATTCAAAGAAGAAATAATGCTTAAGACTTTAAACTTACAAGATATATCGGGGGGGACAATGAAGTTCGACTATTCAAGTTTATGAGATCCGTGGCTTGTTGAACCAGCCCATGTTTACAAAGGTCATCCAGCATATCAGAGCTGTGGCATACTCTTTCCGTTATTTTAATCAAGCAAGTAGAAACACTCTCAACAAGCTGAAAAATCATATGACAGTGTAAAGTTTCTGAGAAGAAAAAAGTTATATATATGATCTTAAAAACACCAGTGAGCTTAATACAGTACCTGCCGATCCTCGTATTGAAGAAGTTTGCACAATATCGGAACTGCATCCATGAATGGTGAAGGGCATTCAGAGGGAAGCTTCTTACATATATTTACCACAGTGGACAGTGCAACCCTCTGATGGCAACCACCCAAAAAAAGACAAAGTTGGTTATTAAAACTATGATCAACAGTGCAAAAATCTCTTAGATCATAACAAACCAACCATATTTTATCGACAACATTACCTGCACAATTGTTGAGAAGAAATCAATATAGTTTAAAACAGCCATAATTGCACCAGATTGCAAGCAAGCAAGTGGCTGCTCACGTGAAATTTTCTCCAATGCTTGCAAACACTATATATTGGGgtgtttggggggggggggagagagaaagagagagagaaccaGAATCATATATCCACAAGAAAAATCATATGAGAAGCTCATGACAGTTACATAGAGCAGATGTCCAGTAAATTTTAATTGCAGTAGGAAACATAAAGATGCAAAGGTTTCAGCATACTTGTTCAGCTACATCTAAGTATTCGATGGCCAGCAATCTTTGACATAGAGCAGGAACCGCATCATGTCTAACCAGATAAGCTGAAGAGCGTGGATGAACATCACAAAAATAAGTTATAGCCCTAATGGCCAAAAGCATTATGTTGGGATTGCTCTCGTGCCTGGCCAATTTTACGAGGACTGGAGAGAATGAATCTGCCATTAGACCAGATAATGAATTATCGGTACAAAAAGACAACAATTCACAGAGTTCGGTAAGGGCAGCTAACTGCCCTGATTCGTCATGGTCTTCATTTAAACTGGACAAGACTCTGTTGAACTTGGTTTGATCACCAGAAGATCCTCGCCTATAGTAATCGCGGTAGTTATTGTCCGAATCACAAGAGCCATATGCAGAGTCCCTCTCCCCTTCACCATCTGATCGTGCTGACCCTGAAGTTGCTGATGATGAATCCATATCAGCATCATGTGTTTCATGAGTCGAATTTGTTGGTGTTTGAATTGATGAATTTGAGGTACTTGGTCGGAACTCCGACAAAGTACAGGCTCGCTTATCTGCCGGCAACTCATCAGCTGTTTCAGCTCTTTTATGACCACGATTTCCCATTTGCATTTGCAAATAATACTAATAGTTTAGTCTACGTCGTTCCCTGCAGATATCCAAAATAATATCCATCAAGCCAAGCTCCTGTCTAACAGACAAAATCAGAATGCAAGAATTACCCGTACAACTCCTCAAATGTTTAAAAACGTCAATAATTATATCACAGCCATCGAGAAATGCAACATAAGAAGCCAAAAAGCACGCTAAATTTTTAATCCAAAGAAAGTGTCAAAGGCATCCGTCTGCACCATAGAGGTATAAAGAAATATACTAAGAAAGAATGGAACAAATGAAGCAAAACAGAGTCAAGTAGAAGTTGCAGAGAGGATAATTACATTAATAATGAAAAACAGACAATTAATGAAGCGGGCCTGGAAAAAGACGACGTATCATCGACTTCACAAACAAGTACCAAGCTTGAATTATTCTGATCAAAGCAAAATAAGAACTGAAATTTGCTGTCAAACAACAAATTCCCCGATTACATGCTCATAGTAATGGTACCAACAATTTGAAGTACTGACCGAAACTACATGTTTCAACGAAGAGGAATGTACAGCGCCGTTTAGGGTCGGGGGTACCAAATATTGATCGTGCCTCATTGAATGATCCTAGACAAATTATTATGAACATAAGATTCTACCTAGGGCTTTTTCCAGTTCAGTCatccttctctcttttttcttttttggtttttctATTATTTCCCTGCGTTAAATACAACGAGATTACTAGTATAaagatgattttaaaaaatacgAGAATTATTTGCAGAGCGTACCGAACGTACAGTGGAAGAGTTGATGacgatgatgaagaagatgatgaaaaCAGAGCACAATGGCCTCTTCTTCTGATGATGATTGTTAAAAAGAGCAATAAAGTAAGCATATAGTAGTATAAGGTTAAactatctatatatatatgtatgagGCTCGGGACCCTACTTTAGAATTGTAGGCTGCTAGTACTCCATTTTTTTACTGCGCTCTCCGACGGTCCGACCCCGTTGCTTAAGTCGGTGGTGTGTTCATGGGAAGAAAACCCGGGTGTGACTTGGGATCATCAAAGCTTATGCACCCCTGGCCCTCCATGATCAATCCCCACCTCTAGACACCTCTAGAGTCTAGAGGTGGGGTCAGGAAGTGAGAATTCATGAGTGATATGTGTACGGCCCAGATAGAGTTTGGACCGACTTGTTGCTGGGGACTAtttgtttgggggggggggggggggttgcaTAATCAATCTACCAATCAATTAAATGGAATTAATGAAAATCGGAATTTTTTTCAATCACACTTGTCCGACTGAAATCGAATTTCTATTAACATTCATCAAATTAAATTGAGAGCGAAATTAAATTTCGACAGTTTCTAATCATCACTTTTTTCGTCTATCATGCAGATATCGATTTTGattaattgaaaaaacaaaattgataCATATGATTAATCGTTGTCGGTCCGATTTTTTATGGATTCAgtccaaaattaaaataaattaaacgaACTTATGCTCACCCCATACCAGCAGTTTGCTACTATCAACAATATGACACTTTTGCTGCGGTTAGGGTTTTCTCGTATTGTTTTGTGATGCGTGATCATCTATCGGCTGATGCATGGACTCCATGGACGCGATTGAGAAAATCACGCCATCTTCCTGTGAGATTGCTTTCGGATGAAGGAACGTAATACACTAACACTAGCAAGAAGTAACGAAAATTGaggtaattattattattaaaaagaACAAAGGGTGGTAATGGGCCTAATGGCTCAAAAGCCTGGTAACTTCCTGACATATCGATAGGCCTATAATCGCTGGACAGATGGcaagttttcttcttttgttaaTTGTTTTTTGTAAGTTTTGAGGCCTATCTTAAATCAAAagataaaattataaaattttaaatatgaaatGGTGGAACATAAATATTAGTGACGTTGATGTCTGGTAGTTGGTCCTAATGTACTTCAAACTTTTTTCAACAAACTACACTATTCAGTGCTGTTCTTTTTATTGTCCTCTCATTTTATTACGTGATGCCATAATAAAAGTTATTGAAGAAAAGTTCTTAAATTCACATTTCCCTAATAATTGATTTAGTATATCACCTACGATATAAATTAGGAGAAATGTAATGCTAAGTCAAATCATGCTTTCCACAAAAacaattttttatcaaaactGCCTAGAGGAAAATAATATAAACACAAgattgtgtttggataggaaatcatttgaaaaaattatttaaaatcaCAATATAGCACCTTTTTTGAAATGACGCGTGTAAGATAAAAAAGGAGTTGGCTTATAGAAAGATACTTCAAAAATGCATTTATTATGCaaacaaaataatatttaaaaaaggAAGGCTAAATCACactatagtttttttttaaaaaaataatgattatgtaagataaaaaaaagtaattgagaGTAATGCAAGATTTAAATGAAATTAGTTGGAAATAATTCGTTTTATGTTTTTATGGAATCTTTccatttttagtgattttattGGATTGACAAGAATATCAAGGGTAAGAAACAAATAGTATTAAAGAATGTGAATTAGTTAAAATAACTAGTATTCGTGGCACATCAAGTTTGTGTGAAATTACTAAgctttaaaaatttttctgtaaATAAATATTAGTGAAATTTTGTTTTACGTGATATAATTTTATTCGAGTTTGaataaattttctatttttttactAATTTAGGTTTGCTTTACTAATTTTCCCTTATTTTAAAAGCAAAGTCAAAAGGTAGAGACACTGCAAACCGAAATGTGCTTTCCTTTTTGTAGCGTAATGTTCATTATCCAATTTGCCttcataactttttttttcttagcaGTGAAGAGGTGAAATTTATCCTTTAATTCGTAGAGTCTCGACACAAACTGCTAGATCAAAACCTCCTTAGCAATTAAcctttatatcttgatttgtgtCTCTCCCTTTCTCATCTGGGTGCCTTTAAAATCTGCTTCTAGCTTAACCCTCGTTCAAATACCATGGCAAACACGGGGAACAAAGAACTGAAAGCATAATtggcgtttaaaaaaaataaaaaataaaaaataaaactggcTAAAGATAATATGATGATCATAAATGACCGAAAAAAATGATTCCCTTGAGACGTGGACAAGAATATGCTTCAAGACAAGCAAGCGTTGCGGAAACCGGCAAGCGCAGCTGCGCAACACAATTTTCAATCGATTTGCTATTTTTTCCAAGTTAAAATTCCTTATAAAGCGTTCCATCAACGCAGTCCCGCGTCCGAAGACTTGCGGGTCAAAATAAACCGGTTTTGAACACTCACTAAACACACCCGCAGGCGGAG is part of the Coffea eugenioides isolate CCC68of chromosome 6, Ceug_1.0, whole genome shotgun sequence genome and encodes:
- the LOC113773386 gene encoding E3 ubiquitin-protein ligase UPL4 isoform X1; this translates as MQMGNRGHKRAETADELPADKRACTLSEFRPSTSNSSIQTPTNSTHETHDADMDSSSATSGSARSDGEGERDSAYGSCDSDNNYRDYYRRGSSGDQTKFNRVLSSLNEDHDESGQLAALTELCELLSFCTDNSLSGLMADSFSPVLVKLARHESNPNIMLLAIRAITYFCDVHPRSSAYLVRHDAVPALCQRLLAIEYLDVAEQCLQALEKISREQPLACLQSGAIMAVLNYIDFFSTIVQRVALSTVVNICKKLPSECPSPFMDAVPILCKLLQYEDRQLVESVSTCLIKITERVCHSSDMLDDLCKHGLVQQATDLINLNSRTSLSPPIYLGLIGLLARLASGSIVAVRTLFEINVSSILQDIVSRYDLAHGMPFNAMVDGQCNQVHEVLKLLNELLPATTREQDNPLASDKEAFLTSRPDLMQRFGLDLLPVLIRVVNSGVNLYVCYGCLSVINKLVYFSKSDMLLDFLQSTNISSFLAGVFTRKDHHVLLLALQVVETLLQKLPDGLLDSFIKEGVCFAVDSLLSPKRSSQFMFSTLSAMEYSDDASQKSASRDARCLCFAFDTGQCPTISRTLTCKLDKDSIRNLAEHIKTSYFATEAINPEKGLTDILQKLKTLSSVLADLVNTHMNDTISEQHEEEFYCILLEIMSVLAGKDPISTFEFVESGIAKSLLNYLSNGQYMERKAGVDGACCQLCIVEKRFELLGNLLLSFRDPHIADFPLPALVRRLQSSLASLETFPVILSHSSRVRSSYATVPHGRGTSYPCLKVQFVKGEEDVFLGDYLKDVVNVDPFSTLTAIDGYMWSKVSVNKSEQAKSATLEESSSFRSRSLDSVESNSMLSHANEMQEERSFSGTGEIASVGDNLVNSADLKDLDNETVEQEQEGSVNKSTDSHGCSKNEDSSPKLFFNLEGQQLDHRLTLYQAIIQQQLKEEIDSSLSSKLWSQVYKISYRKAVNPKNNLAEQCSFQGHDFSSSDKATRSCQCVSFFSDIFYSDFADLNKFSPTYDMICLLKSLEGMNRLRYHVMSRDRMNSFLKCQIDNLYDWKVEAFGVSQSEFVNSKLTEKLEQQMRDPLAVSVGGMPSWCSQLMASCPFLFGFEARCKYFRLAAFGQPAVRHHVSYNDDVGGINGMRQNSGSYPRKKFLVHRNRILDSAAQMMNLHAHQRVVLEVEYNDEVGTGLGPTLEFYTLVSYEFQKGGLCLWREDHAASSCINGSEADNSKILVSPLGLFPRPWLPGVDISNGIQFSEVTKKFVLLGQIVGKALQDGRVLDLPFSKAFYKLILGKELTVYDIQSFDVELGRVLLEFQALIERKRYLESISPGKSSMDLDFFHGTRIEDLCLDFSLPGYPDYVPESVSDSKMVKMSNLQEYISFVVDATIRTGISRQVEAFKSGFDQVFPIRHLQVFTEGELERLLCGERELWDSNALVDHIKFDHGYTASSPPILNFLQIIQEFNYEQQRSFLRFVTGAPRLPSGGLASLNPKLTIVRKHCSKWVDTDLPSVMTCANYLKLPPYSSKERMKEKLLYAITEGQGSFHLS
- the LOC113773386 gene encoding E3 ubiquitin-protein ligase UPL4 isoform X2; amino-acid sequence: MQMGNRGHKRAETADELPADKRACTLSEFRPSTSNSSIQTPTNSTHETHDADMDSSSATSGSARSDGEGERDSAYGSCDSDNNYRDYYRRGSSGDQTKFNRVLSSLNEDHDESGQLAALTELCELLSFCTDNSLSGLMADSFSPVLVKLARHESNPNIMLLAIRAITYFCDVHPRSSAYLVRHDAVPALCQRLLAIEYLDVAEQCLQALEKISREQPLACLQSGAIMAVLNYIDFFSTIVQRVALSTVVNICKKLPSECPSPFMDAVPILCKLLQYEDRQLVESVSTCLIKITERVCHSSDMLDDLCKHGLVQQATDLINLNSRTSLSPPIYLGLIGLLARLASGSIVAVRTLFEINVSSILQDIVSRYDLAHGMPFNAMVDGQCNQVHEVLKLLNELLPATTREQDNPLASDKEAFLTSRPDLMQRFGLDLLPVLIRVVNSGVNLYVCYGCLSVINKLVYFSKSDMLLDFLQSTNISSFLAGVFTRKDHHVLLLALQVVETLLQKLPDGLLDSFIKEGVCFAVDSLLSPKRSSQFMFSTLSAMEYSDDASQKSASRDARCLCFAFDTGQCPTISRTLTCKLDKDSIRNLAEHIKTSYFATEAINPEKGLTDILQKLKTLSSVLADLVNTHMNDTISEQHEEEFYCILLEIMSVLAGKDPISTFEFVESGIAKSLLNYLSNGQYMERKAGVDGACCQLCIVEKRFELLGNLLLSFRDPHIADFPLPALVRRLQSSLASLETFPVILSHSSRVRSSYATVPHGRGTSYPCLKVQFVKGEEDVFLGDYLKDVVNVDPFSTLTAIDGYMWSKVSVNKSEQAKSATLEESSSFRSRSLDSVESNSMLSHANEMQEERSFSGTGEIASVGDNLVNSADLKDLDNTVEQEQEGSVNKSTDSHGCSKNEDSSPKLFFNLEGQQLDHRLTLYQAIIQQQLKEEIDSSLSSKLWSQVYKISYRKAVNPKNNLAEQCSFQGHDFSSSDKATRSCQCVSFFSDIFYSDFADLNKFSPTYDMICLLKSLEGMNRLRYHVMSRDRMNSFLKCQIDNLYDWKVEAFGVSQSEFVNSKLTEKLEQQMRDPLAVSVGGMPSWCSQLMASCPFLFGFEARCKYFRLAAFGQPAVRHHVSYNDDVGGINGMRQNSGSYPRKKFLVHRNRILDSAAQMMNLHAHQRVVLEVEYNDEVGTGLGPTLEFYTLVSYEFQKGGLCLWREDHAASSCINGSEADNSKILVSPLGLFPRPWLPGVDISNGIQFSEVTKKFVLLGQIVGKALQDGRVLDLPFSKAFYKLILGKELTVYDIQSFDVELGRVLLEFQALIERKRYLESISPGKSSMDLDFFHGTRIEDLCLDFSLPGYPDYVPESVSDSKMVKMSNLQEYISFVVDATIRTGISRQVEAFKSGFDQVFPIRHLQVFTEGELERLLCGERELWDSNALVDHIKFDHGYTASSPPILNFLQIIQEFNYEQQRSFLRFVTGAPRLPSGGLASLNPKLTIVRKHCSKWVDTDLPSVMTCANYLKLPPYSSKERMKEKLLYAITEGQGSFHLS